The genomic window AGGAGTAGGCTACCTCGACTATCTAGGTTGATACCTTTATAAATGCCGACAAGAGTATATTGAACGCAGTAATCCAGTGACTCAGTCACCTAGGTCAGAGAGACAGCTGGACATGGCTTCAGTTTCCACACTGTCAGGATTTCCATGACCGTTGAGTGACAAGCCAGTTTATACCGTTGAGAAAGGCATTCCTCTTGCTTTTTACAGTTGGGGAGCAGCAGATAAGTTCGATAGGGCGAGGACTGTGCGTGCTCCTGGGGATTTCCACCGAGGACACGCAGAAGGATGTTGACTACATGTGAGTGTCTACCGGGAGCACAACACAACCCCACTCCCCCGCGTTCTTCTGTTGACAGCTGTCAAGTGGTGTTGGGACATTTGGCCTCTGTTGCTAAGAAGGAAACGACAGACAACTAGCGATACCGACTTAGAATACTATCAATATTGAGAACTATTCGTTATATTAACTgataatgttttaataatagtaacattaataatgacagtaattgttATTTACAGAGTAAACCTTTCTTGGTCATCTGTAAGTCAGCAGTTGGAAATAGTATTTCCTGGGACTGAATCTCTCTGTTGTCTAATTAATAGTCATGACTGGGTCCCTAGAGAAACCAATGACTGTAGGCAGAATTTGCTCATGCAGCACCACAATAGACATATTGTTACATTCCTGTTGAGAtattatgtgtttttgacatcaAATAGCCCAGTGCTTGATAGTAGTACACACCAACCAATCCTACATTATATATAGTAAAACGTACACCAGCCAATGTATGTTCCTACGTTGTATACAGTCCATCTCCAACAACTTCTCTAACCTCTCCTgccatcctcatcctcacccacccctaacgacacacacacacacacacagtccatctCCAACTTCTCtaacctctcctcctcacccacccctaaccacacacacacagtccatctCCAACTTCTCtaacctctcctcctcacccacCCCTAACCACAGAGGTCACATGATTAGAAGTCATATATTTGGAAGTCAGTATTGTGACTTGTTTGCTTCTCTCATTGACCAACTGTTCTCATTGGCCCCTGCCCCAGGGTGCGTAAGATCCTGAGCTTGCGCGTGTTCGAGGACGAGGCCGGGCGGCCGTGGGCCAAGAGTGTGGTGGACCGGGAGCTGGAGGTGCTGTGCGTGAGCCAGTTCACGCTGCAGTGCGTGCTCAAGGGCAACAAGCCCGACTTCCACCGGGCCATGCCGGCCGAGCTCGCCCAGCCCTTCTACAGCGCCATGCTGGAGCGCATGAGGGAGGCCTACACGCCCGAGCGcatcaaaggtgtgtgtgtgtgtgtgtgtgcgtggggcgGAGGGGGTGTGAATGTGGTTTTGAATGGATATGTgtttataagtatatatacttttttgatcccgtgagggaaatttggtctctgcatttaacccaatcggtgaattagtgaaacacaaacagcacacagtgaacacacagtgaggtgaagcacacactaatcccggcgcagtgagctgcctgctacaacggcggcgctcggggagcagtgaggggttaggtgccttgctcaagggcacttcagccacggcccactggtcggggctcgaaccggcaactctccggttacaagtccacagtgctaaccagtgggccacggctgcccacagtTTGCATCTGTATGACATATGAATTTGTAAACTTAGTTGAAGGTAATGTGTGCATAAACTTGTATGGCTTGGCGTGGGTGTGCTTTtttggtgggtatgtgtgtggttgagttagtgtgtgtgtgtgtgtgtgtgtgtgtgtgtgtgtgtgtgtgtgtgtgtgtactgtatgacaTTGTGGTTGTGGGAGGCCTTAATCAATTCAGGTTCAAATGTGGGGGAGGACAAGGTGTACATGTGTTAGATTTGATCAGAGATGTGGGCTGGtggatactgtatgtgtgtgtctgtgtattacaACTTGGACATTCTGAAGTGTTTAAAACAGCTCTTCTAAAACCAATAGTTTTGGTCCTTGTTTATGATTGTGTTGGAACAAGGCAAAAAACAaagtcaacattgggggggggggggtctgagggaaccccaaacagaatttcaatacatttcctaccatgcaaaaatattattaaaaatcacaaacaagttgttagttaagtcagtcaattataggactgtcacttttgtgaaaaaatcctgtttgatTGAGACATAATTGTtaattgaatcgattgtaaaatcgatttttcatgtctaaagacgtttcaattttcaacgccaaatataggccaatccacgaaCAACTatcaggcattaggacgaacgtaaagggggcgcttgaagacgcacaagccagcaatatttctgatgatttcttggcgtgaagtttcgtgcacaatgacaaacaggagtgcaacattctcgaaaaacaataagcagagtggactgtcataacatcagtgaaaaacattactgcaggcttcaacgtggtTGCGTTCACAATTAGagatgtcaaacaaatttcacctacgtagaactcacgactgcacagtttgcataccgctttgtctttctccatagtttgatatacccaaaccccgaagtgcttccatatcgaactcctcaagttattagggcccatcactcgtctctctcatgtcgcacaggttgatcgcgttgtcctcaattgtttggcaaaacaccagcagcacagcagccgattgaaacagctgtttccggtgcaTAAAATTGGTGAGAATTTTCttgcttactgcacttcggaattctttgttatttttctgcttgtttgtgagttttgttacatctagattttttttacattctagatttgtttaattcgtttaagattaatagtgtacatatttggttaaaatcgattccctattttagttttcaaaacttgtgttggttggtccaatcgattgtgcaatcgattttcgaacaagtgacagccctagtcaattagggtattccaaacttttgactggcatggcatggatggattatgaacccctggaTGCCCCCCCCCGAATAAATTATTATATTTCTTGTTGCTGTGTCTTTAATGTATGAAACCTTGCCCAGTACATGTAGTAGGCCTAACCGTTTTAGGAAATAAATAAGGCGTAGGTTccagtgattttagaacagctaagagGCCTAAAGCCTTTTCAGTCACTAAAACTTATGGCCTattggggcttattgcttaatttaCAAGCAGTAAGTTCAatgaaagtttgtgtgtgtgtgtcatgcaagACCGCCTCCTTCTGtttattgtttgtgttgtgtaacAACACTGTTGCTGACTttgctgttttttcttttcatttggaGAAGATCTCCTCCTGAGAAATGAAAATGTCACCAAGTAAGCACAGGCACACTCAGACAGAGACGGGGAGTCAGGGCAGCGCACAACCTGTTGGCACATGTACAGTAAACGTACGCATACACTTCTGACCAATGATATTACAGTATCCTAAAAGAGGATCTGTAGGTGTACGTCTATAggtgtttatgtatttatatatatatatatatatatatatatatatatatatatatatatatatatatatgtgtgtgtgtgcgtgcagtctGTTAGCCTGAGTTATGGGATGAGCTCCACATTTATCTAGGCTGGCCTTGCTATATTTGGAAATGTAGTCgcagaaggaaggagaggagagaaaaaaaaaaacggagcaTCGTCCCTAAAAAGAAGGACAAGCTTATAGGTGCGGAGCGTTTCCGTAGGTCTCGTACCTGTGTGTTTCCGCTGAAGCAGGAGCGGAGACTCTGATGACCCCTCTGCTTCGCTTCTGCTTGGCGTTCGTCTGATCCCGTTGAGTGTAGTCTTTAGCTCTGACTCAGGAAACGATATTGATCTGGGGAAGCAGCTTGCTAACCTTGCTTTATAACCTTGGAAAGCTATTACGGCTTTTTGCTTTAGAATTccaaagataagataaaaacTTTTTGTGCTTTGTTACTCACAGCGGCCCGACTGAAGTTGACTTGACGGAACTTTTGAAAGCTGATGCTGACCTTTTGTTGACCAATTGTATCCCCCATATCGACCGCAGCCTTTTTCTGAGTGAACCACTAACGAAAATGCAAGCTTGTCAGCTGATGGATGTTAGGGCAAAGTCAAGAGTACAGGGTATTGTTACTAGGCAACACAGCAAGTGCAAAATCCCAATCTAGTCTGCTTGTTGTCCTGATTGAAACGGCCCACTGTCACCGTGGTGATGAGATGCCACCTCTCTTGTGCTTATGTTGTCAGCTAGGTTCACTCTTGGAGTGCTTACTGAAGGGGCAAGGTTTCTGTtgtgcacgcacgcaaccaCACTCAAACAGGTACTGGAAGTGCTGGTGGTGCCATACAGAGGTCAAGGGTCATTGGGTGGTGCTGTTGCTGCAGGGCCCAGGCAGATCCGAGGGTGTGGCAGGGGGAGGAGCTCGgcagaaaggagagagatggcGGCGGCGATGATGGCGCGAGGGGAAAATGGGTCAACTCTCCAGAGACAGGCCACAGGGAGCAGGAACAGCGTGtagctctcgctctctctattccgctcgctctctctctctctctctctctctctctctctctctctgcgacaGAGCTAGCCTAATTAGCCTCTGCTCTGCTGCCGCTCCCCGAAGGAACAAACACGATGAGTCGGCACTTTCCCCCCCGACTCCTCGCTGCGCTTTTATTGGGCCACTTGGTGGAAACGAAAAGGAATCAGGAGGGGGTGCAGATGTGGGGGCGGATGAGGTCTAAtgccatctacacacacacacacacacacacacacactcactcactcacactcacacatatacacatacacacacacacacacacacacacactcactcacacacacacacgcacacacacacacacacacacacacacactcaccctcaccctctaaCAGTTTCCCTAACTccatgttttttgttgctctcaTTACTTACTGGTGGCTTGATGTTAATTACTGCGGGATATACCGGTACTGGTAGGTTGAGGCAAACTTATTGCAGAGGTTGCATCACTCCTGACTCCTTTCCTGATAACTTTTCCTGATGCTTCTTTCCATCATAAACATTCACCTCTCAcgtctcctcttctccactctcGCTACCCGCTCTTCTCCTTTcattcccccccctctctcgctctctctctctctctcttccccctctctctctctctctctctctctctctctctctctctctctcttcccccctctctctctctctctctttctctctctctcttcccccctctctctctctctctctctctctgtctctctctctctagctgctttcagatataacctccaaAGTATATGCGGAGCTTTGTGAAACGGAGgtccgacccttcgggtgatttAGATATGATACTAACATGCTGCAGCAACATTATGCGgtcatatgtgtgaacgacaccgacgcacatgaacagaatctccgtgtggttgaacaggttgaacacgcacatgaacagaatctccgtgtggttgaacaggttgaacgtggttgaacacgcacatgaacagaatctccgcatGTTCTTGGCTTTGTTcagacacaagctcatttacataatgtccgtcagaaatactaggaggggagtagtagaacagccggctaagttcggacttccaaatgaccgtttatgttgttcagatatacggcccaaccATTTAACATCTTACACATAGGTCTGAATGTAGctaacgtctctctctctctgtctctctctctctctctctctctctctctctctctctctctctttgcagaTGGTCAGTTTGGGGCGTACATGCAGGTCCACATCCAGAATGACGGCCCTGTCACCATAGAGCTGGACTCTCCTTCTGCCCCCTCTGACCCCAAACAGGTGCTGttctcaacatacacacacacacacacacacacgctcatatactcgcataaacacataaacacattcacTCTCACAAGCTCtcatttagatacacacacacacacacacacacgctcatatactcacataaacacattcacTCTCACAAGCTCtcatttagatacacacacacacacacacacgcgcgctccCCCCCTATACTCACATGAACACATTCACTCTCACAAGCTCtcatttagatacacacacacacacacacacacacacacacacacacacacacacacacacgcgcgctccCCCCCTatactcacataaacacattcacTCTCACAAGCTCTCatttagacacacacgcacacacacacactcctacagacacacacacacacacacacacacacactcctacagacacacacacacacgcgcgcgcgctcCCCTAtactcaaataaacacattcacTCTCACAAGCTCTCATttagacacgcgcacacacacacactcctacagacacacacacacacacacacacactcctacagacacacacacacacacacacacacacacacacacacacacacacacacacacacacacacacacacacacacacacacacacacgcgcgcgcgtgcgcgcgctcgctcgctcccttatactcacataaacacattcacTCTCACAAGCTctcatttagacacacacacgcgcacacacactcctacacacacacacacacacacactcctacagacacacacacacacacaccatgatggATGTCTCCCACCACTTCTCATAGTCTGCTTCCTACAGCACCCTCAGGGGACGAGGAGTGTGTATTTCTCCAggatctctttctcttccttggTCGCTGTTCTCTCTTTATGTCtcgtcttctcttctctcctctcctctcctctcctctcctcttctcttctcctctcttctttcctctcctctcctcttctcttctctactcttctcttctcttctcttttcttttcttctctcaccTTGCCTCTGCTCTCTCTACTTGTCTTTCACACAATTCCAGTCTCTTGTTGTCTTCCTACAAGAGAGTCTTGTTATTAGTCTTGTTATTCACGCTTCgctacacacgcatacacatgcacgcacgcacactcacacacacacgcacacacaggcaaacccTAATCAACAAAAGTGGCTAAAATGTCAGTTTGATAAAAGAAAATGATGTGATTGTCAGAGCAGCATTAAGCTAAGACCAACTAACTGCCTTAATTACACCTGCTACACTCACCTATCCCTACCACACATAataaccttcacacacacacgcacacacacacacaa from Alosa sapidissima isolate fAloSap1 chromosome 9, fAloSap1.pri, whole genome shotgun sequence includes these protein-coding regions:
- the dtd1 gene encoding LOW QUALITY PROTEIN: D-aminoacyl-tRNA deacylase 1 (The sequence of the model RefSeq protein was modified relative to this genomic sequence to represent the inferred CDS: deleted 1 base in 1 codon), coding for MKAIIQRVTQASVTVGEQQISSIGRGLCVLLGISTEDTQKDVDYMVRKILSLRVFEDEAGRPWAKSVVDRELEVLCVSQFTLQCVLKGNKPDFHRAMPAELAQPFYSAMLERMREAYTPERIKDGQFGAYMQVHIQNDGPVTIELDSPSAPSDPKQLAKQEKQQQRKEKTRTKGASESAREKAASRARQDPSASSGAEGDVSSERDP